In Lactococcus protaetiae, the genomic window TAAGGCTTTTGAAAACACTTGAAAAATAAGTCTAATCGCACTGATGTGTTCCAAATAAAACTTTGGTGCAAAAATATAGGATTTTTGATAATCTGTCAATGTTTGAAAGGTTCCTTCTCGCCATAAAATACCGTATTTGACAAACAAATGAAAAATAAAAGTCTCTGGATTATAGCTTGCAAGTCGTGTTGCAATTCCTGAAATATCCGCACTCTGTGCAGAAGAAAAACCGATATGATGTAGTGTATAACTGCGATCAGCACGATTATACTCTCCAAATTTTTGTTGATTTAAACCCATATAAATCCAATGTGCTATAGGAAATTCGTCTAGATTTGCACTGTTATAGTGATAATTTGCATCAAGAACTTTCCCAGCACCTATCGCTAACAAAAGCCCTACAATAGATGCAATAAAAAGTTGAATAACTTTTCTATAGATATTTCTATGTGTTTTATAAGTGAATAGTCCAATTATCACTAAGGCGACAAGGGCAATAATAAGATTTGGCCTCATAAGATAACCATATGCAAAAACTAATGCAATAATCAATAACTTCCACCAGTTCAATCTCCTACATTCGAAGAAAAACAATAGAAGTGCTAGAGCAAAAATACTAGCTCCATCAGTATAACCAACTTGAATAATAAAACTATAAAATGCTGGGATAATGGTTGATAATAAAGCCGCAAAAGTCGCAGCACGTGGATTTTTATGCCATAAAGTCGAAATAATCAATATTACACTTCCCAAAAGTAAAGCAATATTGTAAGCAAGGAAAATCGGATTAAAACCTATATGTAAAAACTGTCCCACTCTCATGAAAACACTATACAAAATCGTTAATGGAACAAGATTTTTATATTGTAAAATCCATTCACTCCAGTTAAAATTACCTTGCACGAGCTGTCTAGCCATAGTTATACATATCTGGACATCTCCAAATAATTGAACTCTTATCAGGATGACATTCAATAGTGCGCTGACAGCGACACCTATTACTGACAGAGCAATGATTCCCCTTAACTGGCTTACTGACAGCTTTTGCAACCCTCTATCAATGGCTCGGAAGACTAAATATAATACGAACATTGTTAAAATAACATAAATCGGATTAACAAATCCTGTATCAGTATTTACAACGAAGACCATCATCAAGAGCGAAAGCAACACAAAACCTAGTAAAACATAACGAGTTACTCTTTCAAATTTAAACACATCTAATGCTGTTTCCCTTCTTTATCAAAACAAGTGCGTGCTAAGCTTTGAATTTCGTCCGACTAAATTCAGTGGCGAGTTGCCCTTTTATCAGTCGCTTTAGCGACTAGAAAAAATGGATAAATGTTTTACGAAACTCCCACTGAATAAGTCTTGACTTCATTTTGGTCCAAAAACAAGGTGAAAAACAGAACCCTGTGGTAAATTGTCAGACACAAAAATCCATGCTCCACAAGCCTCAGCATATTGTTTAGCAATCGCAAGTCCTAGACCAGTCCCAGGAATTTCACTTGACCTTGACTTATCAACGCGATAGAAACGTTCAAAAATCTTTTCTTTTTCTTCGTCAGCAATTCCTATCCCTTCATCAGCTACTGACAGATCGATACTATCGCCTTGTTCTCTCAATCGAACAATAATTTTACTGTCAGCGGATGAATATTTTCCTGCATTTTCCAAAAATGCAACGAGAATTTTTTGAATGGCTGCTCTGTCAGCACTGACAGAAAATGATAGATCATTTTCAAAAATAATTTTCTGTGTCAGCGCAGGTTGAATTTCTTTCACAGTTCTGTCAGTAAATTTGCTTAAATCAAATATTTCATTTTCCATACTAAAATGATTCCCTCGTGATATTGTCAATAATTCTTCAATCATTCGCTTCATCCGTAAAGATTCTTCATCAATATAATTCAGTGAATCTTCAACAATTTCTGGATGTTCACGCCAACGCCGTTTTAAAAGCGTGACATGACCACGAATCGCTGCAACTGGCGTCCTCAACTCATGTGAAGCATCTGATACAAATTGCTGCTCTTGCTCAATCTTTTGATTAAGTCTTCCTAAAAGTTGATTAAAACTCTTTGCTAGTCGCTCCACTTCCACTGGAAAATCAGGAACAATAAGTTCACTTTTTTCCATATCTGTTGCCTTAGCAAGCGCTTCAATAGGTTGACTAATTCGTTTTGCAGAGCGCTTCAAAGCAATCATTGCACCAAAATAGACAACAAGCATCGTGATAACAATTGCCACAATTGTCCGCAAAACCATATTCAACACAATAGTAATATCAAGCCACAACTCCGTTTTTATCCCATGAGAAGTGACCGAACTATACCAAAAAACATCGTCATCCGACAAACTAAAATAGCCCCAGCGCAAACTTCTGCTCTTTAAAAATTGAGTTGTACCATGACTTTCATCAACAGTTCCCGATGGACGAGTCACTCGAATAAAATCAGAGCGCTCTCCATCTTCTTCACCAAGCTCAAATTCTTTCCAGTTAATATTTCCGTTTTGAGCCGCTTCATGAACAGAGCTCAATATAGAAGCTCCCTCCGACTCACGAATTTGTAAACTGCTGAAAGCAACAACAGCAGAAATAACTAGCACATTTAAGAGAGTAAATATCAAGAAAATCCGAGTGGACACTTTAGTGATTAAACTAGCACTTGTCTTTGATTTATTATTAACTATTTTTTTTCTGTTCATTTTTAAATGATTAAACAACAAAACGCACACTCACAAACACTGCTACAAGAACAATAATATTAAACACTACAATAGCAAGGTTATAGTTTTCAATAGTTTTCTTCATTTGTGAAATCCTTTCATAAGACTTTTTCAAATTTTGAAAATTTCCACTCAACTTTTTATATTCGAGCAAGGTCAAAACCATCATAAGCAAATCAATCACAGTTAATGCAATCATTGACCACGCCCCAGTCTTAGAGAATTCAGCCATTTGATACCCAATGAAGCTAGAGAGTAAAACCAGTGACAAAGGATATGCCCAAAGCACTCTCTTCCACAACAAAGCCAAAGAAACTAATTTAAGCAAACCGTGAGCAAGTAAATAGATTACTGCAAATAATGTCATATCATTTGTCAAATTTTGTGCCGTATGATTAAATAACTGAACTAAAACTGGTAAAGGGGCTTCTTTTGCCAACTGATTAAGCAAGCTTCTAAGCACCGTCATTGGAACCAAAAACAAAGCTACTCCACCAATTACCTCCAATAAAGCAAACAGGCTTTTGAACAAAACTACAATATCAAAACTTGCATCAAGCCATCCAGCTCTCATATTTAATTTTCTCATCCATTTTCCTCTCGCTTCTCATCTTTTCCAGTTCTCACACTAGGACCAATTTGTTGTAACACTGTTTAACTTACCGCCCTTCGGGCTACGTTGTCGATGCACCACGGGTATCCATTCGCTCTAAGCTGCTAAAGCAGCAAGGCGAAATGGTTCGCTACGGTGCTACGTGTTTCACACGCCGTTCTACGAACGGTCTACGCAACTTCGGTTTGCTTAACTGCTAAAGCAGTAAGAGCAAAAGGCAAAGCGATAAGGCGAAATGGCAAGCTCTGCTTTCGTTCTACTGCCCTAGGGTCTCAGCGCTTTAGCGATTGCGATTTGAGCTTGTTGCTTTAGCAACTTAGCAAAATCGACAGCGGAGCAAAGCAAGATAGACTCCAGGGACAGGACCACTTCGCCTTGCGACTTTAGTCGCTTAGAGCGAATGGATAACGAAGCGAAGCGGAGGTGTGACCTCATATCTTTGATATTAAGCAGACTGTTTCAACTTTAGCTGCGTACAGGTCGCTTAGTTGTTACACCTAGAGGTCGTGCCCTGACATTGGTGGGGAGAAAGAATCCCCACCAATACAGTAATCACTTCAACTCTCAAACGTATCACTCCGAAGTCGATATCCCACACCACGCACCGTTTCGATTAATGACGGTTCATCATCCAAATCAATTTTTGACCTTAAATAGCGAACATAGGCATCTACTGT contains:
- a CDS encoding DUF2127 domain-containing protein — protein: MRKLNMRAGWLDASFDIVVLFKSLFALLEVIGGVALFLVPMTVLRSLLNQLAKEAPLPVLVQLFNHTAQNLTNDMTLFAVIYLLAHGLLKLVSLALLWKRVLWAYPLSLVLLSSFIGYQMAEFSKTGAWSMIALTVIDLLMMVLTLLEYKKLSGNFQNLKKSYERISQMKKTIENYNLAIVVFNIIVLVAVFVSVRFVV
- a CDS encoding permease, encoding MFKFERVTRYVLLGFVLLSLLMMVFVVNTDTGFVNPIYVILTMFVLYLVFRAIDRGLQKLSVSQLRGIIALSVIGVAVSALLNVILIRVQLFGDVQICITMARQLVQGNFNWSEWILQYKNLVPLTILYSVFMRVGQFLHIGFNPIFLAYNIALLLGSVILIISTLWHKNPRAATFAALLSTIIPAFYSFIIQVGYTDGASIFALALLLFFFECRRLNWWKLLIIALVFAYGYLMRPNLIIALVALVIIGLFTYKTHRNIYRKVIQLFIASIVGLLLAIGAGKVLDANYHYNSANLDEFPIAHWIYMGLNQQKFGEYNRADRSYTLHHIGFSSAQSADISGIATRLASYNPETFIFHLFVKYGILWREGTFQTLTDYQKSYIFAPKFYLEHISAIRLIFQVFSKALVALFLLAVALRLLSNKKLTKNSFLFALLTIFGISLFHTLIWEVKTRYQFMTFGLLFFIGVYSLIEHFEKVPVVNSHIE
- a CDS encoding sensor histidine kinase, with amino-acid sequence MNRKKIVNNKSKTSASLITKVSTRIFLIFTLLNVLVISAVVAFSSLQIRESEGASILSSVHEAAQNGNINWKEFELGEEDGERSDFIRVTRPSGTVDESHGTTQFLKSRSLRWGYFSLSDDDVFWYSSVTSHGIKTELWLDITIVLNMVLRTIVAIVITMLVVYFGAMIALKRSAKRISQPIEALAKATDMEKSELIVPDFPVEVERLAKSFNQLLGRLNQKIEQEQQFVSDASHELRTPVAAIRGHVTLLKRRWREHPEIVEDSLNYIDEESLRMKRMIEELLTISRGNHFSMENEIFDLSKFTDRTVKEIQPALTQKIIFENDLSFSVSADRAAIQKILVAFLENAGKYSSADSKIIVRLREQGDSIDLSVADEGIGIADEEKEKIFERFYRVDKSRSSEIPGTGLGLAIAKQYAEACGAWIFVSDNLPQGSVFHLVFGPK